A window of Sphingobacterium sp. lm-10 contains these coding sequences:
- a CDS encoding metallophosphoesterase, with protein sequence MMIIYNTILLFVFDLYIFFALRSSGIQFAKKKWFSWVWWGYSVALAIGVLISYKYSIPLMYRSIILVAFFITVVCKLIYVIILLIDDIRRGGVWLARLFSQKKPNPVIEEQQERVDTQKEGISRSDFLLKSGIAVASIPFFPLTWGVVSSAYDYKVRHQKLYFPNLPKEFHGMKLGQLSDVHSGSFYNRKAVLGGVEMLLAEKPDLIFFTGDLVNNEASEMRDYQDIFSKVKAELGVFSVLGNHDYGDYKYGFEDSAAKRKNFKDLIETHKVMGWDLLRDEHRRITMGNESISIVGVENWGMGRFPKKGDLAKALKGTEEDAVKLLMSHDPSHWRAQVLDTDVDAMFAGHTHGMQFGVRAENFQWSPAQYIYPEWAGLYQEGNKQLYVNTGFGFLGYPGRVGVLPEITIFELLRGQG encoded by the coding sequence ATGATGATTATTTATAATACCATTTTACTCTTTGTTTTTGACTTATACATATTCTTTGCGCTAAGGAGCTCGGGTATACAATTTGCCAAAAAGAAATGGTTTAGCTGGGTATGGTGGGGGTACAGTGTCGCGTTGGCTATAGGCGTACTAATCTCTTACAAATATAGTATCCCACTGATGTACCGATCCATTATATTGGTAGCTTTTTTTATAACGGTTGTGTGCAAGCTGATCTATGTGATTATTTTGCTGATCGACGATATTCGTCGCGGAGGCGTATGGCTAGCTAGACTATTTAGTCAGAAAAAGCCGAACCCCGTGATCGAGGAACAACAAGAACGCGTTGACACGCAAAAGGAAGGTATTAGCCGTTCTGATTTCTTATTGAAATCTGGGATTGCAGTAGCGTCCATCCCGTTTTTTCCACTCACTTGGGGAGTTGTTTCTAGTGCATACGATTACAAAGTGCGCCATCAGAAGCTGTATTTTCCAAACCTCCCAAAGGAATTTCATGGCATGAAGTTAGGTCAGTTGTCTGACGTACACTCCGGCTCCTTTTACAACCGAAAAGCAGTGTTAGGTGGTGTAGAAATGCTATTGGCAGAGAAGCCAGACTTGATTTTTTTTACAGGAGATTTGGTCAACAATGAGGCATCGGAAATGCGCGATTATCAAGATATTTTCTCCAAAGTGAAAGCCGAATTGGGCGTATTCTCTGTGTTGGGAAACCACGATTATGGTGATTATAAGTATGGATTTGAAGATTCGGCTGCTAAGCGCAAAAATTTCAAAGACCTGATAGAGACGCACAAAGTTATGGGGTGGGATCTTCTTCGCGATGAGCATCGCCGAATTACGATGGGTAATGAAAGTATTTCTATTGTCGGTGTTGAAAACTGGGGCATGGGCAGATTTCCTAAAAAGGGAGATCTTGCTAAAGCCTTGAAAGGCACAGAGGAAGATGCCGTCAAATTGCTGATGTCGCACGATCCATCACATTGGCGTGCACAAGTATTGGATACGGATGTGGATGCGATGTTTGCCGGACATACGCACGGTATGCAGTTTGGCGTGCGCGCAGAAAACTTTCAATGGAGTCCAGCACAGTATATTTATCCAGAGTGGGCAGGATTGTACCAAGAGGGCAACAAGCAATTGTACGTGAATACAGGCTTTGGCTTCTTAGGCTACCCAGGCAGAGTAGGTGTATTGCCAGAGATCACGATCTTCGAGTTACTTCGAGGACAGGGATAA
- a CDS encoding PLP-dependent aspartate aminotransferase family protein, with protein MRNLETDLIHKGEQYNETRAITPPIYQTATYIAGETIDEQLADATSTKSPFFYHRHGNPTNSQLGEILAKLEKTEDALLLATGMAAISTAVLTCVVAGDHVIAQHAHYAAAQVFFKEFLPAYGIEVTHVDQTDIANFEAAVQKNTKLIYVETPSNPNLEITDLEAVAQLARNNKIFTIVDNTFASPINQTPRDFGIDAVVHSATKYLGGHSDLTAGAICGSKEFIHQAWRKSLLLGASLSPMDSWLLLRGLKTLTLRIKQINENALELATWLEGQQGIKKVTYAGLPSHSQHALAKKQMHGFTGMLTIELSGDSEQIGYSNAQTVLKQLEIFANAVSLGGVESLVTHPASLWNSVQQREAGVKPLFPLGLLRISVGIEHIDDLKADLKQALLSLI; from the coding sequence ATGAGGAATTTGGAAACCGATTTGATTCATAAGGGTGAGCAGTACAATGAGACACGGGCAATTACGCCCCCAATTTACCAAACTGCCACGTATATTGCTGGCGAAACCATTGATGAACAACTAGCGGATGCCACTTCCACCAAATCGCCTTTCTTCTATCATCGGCACGGAAATCCCACAAATAGCCAGCTAGGTGAAATATTAGCTAAACTAGAGAAAACAGAAGATGCCCTTCTTCTAGCTACGGGTATGGCTGCCATTTCTACTGCAGTATTGACTTGTGTTGTAGCAGGAGATCATGTTATTGCGCAACATGCACACTATGCTGCTGCGCAGGTATTCTTTAAGGAGTTTCTTCCCGCCTATGGCATTGAGGTTACGCACGTTGATCAAACGGACATCGCGAATTTCGAAGCGGCCGTACAGAAAAACACCAAGTTGATTTATGTAGAAACGCCCTCTAATCCGAACCTAGAAATCACAGATTTGGAAGCGGTAGCGCAATTGGCTCGAAATAATAAGATTTTTACAATCGTAGACAACACCTTTGCATCACCTATAAACCAAACACCGCGTGATTTTGGTATAGATGCTGTAGTACATAGCGCGACCAAATACTTGGGAGGACATAGCGACCTTACCGCAGGGGCTATTTGCGGCAGCAAAGAATTTATTCATCAAGCCTGGCGCAAATCACTCTTACTAGGCGCCTCCCTCAGCCCGATGGATTCTTGGCTATTATTACGAGGTTTGAAAACTCTTACTCTTCGGATCAAACAAATCAACGAAAACGCATTAGAACTTGCCACTTGGCTGGAGGGGCAGCAAGGGATTAAAAAAGTAACCTACGCCGGCTTACCATCTCATTCGCAGCATGCTTTGGCAAAGAAACAAATGCATGGATTTACAGGAATGCTCACGATAGAATTATCAGGAGATAGCGAACAAATCGGCTATAGCAACGCGCAGACGGTATTAAAGCAACTTGAAATTTTTGCCAATGCCGTTAGCTTAGGCGGTGTGGAATCTTTGGTTACACACCCCGCGAGCCTTTGGAACTCTGTGCAACAGCGCGAAGCCGGAGTTAAACCTTTATTTCCCCTAGGTTTACTGCGCATCTCGGTAGGCATAGAGCACATCGATGATCTGAAAGCAGACTTGAAGCAAGCCCTGCTATCATTAATTTAA
- a CDS encoding TlpA disulfide reductase family protein, which yields MKSLIALLIFCLPILAIAQSKEELLEKIAANKKDVGSIALIQKVGGYDPDYKELTALFKTLDKKVRKTTQGQVFDRYLKALESSSVGKKAPSITQFDLEGSPYALSDLQGQYVLVDFWASWCPPCRAENPKLVALYNEFKGKNFEILGISFDSEFDNWAKAVKDDNLSWKHISDLQGWNNYASLIYGVKAIPQNILVDPKGIIIGRNLHGEDLRTKLLEVL from the coding sequence ATGAAGTCATTAATTGCATTATTGATATTTTGTTTGCCCATCCTAGCAATTGCACAATCTAAGGAGGAATTACTGGAAAAAATAGCAGCAAATAAAAAAGACGTGGGCAGCATTGCATTGATCCAGAAAGTCGGCGGCTACGACCCTGATTACAAAGAATTGACGGCACTATTTAAAACATTGGACAAGAAGGTAAGAAAAACCACACAAGGGCAGGTTTTCGACCGTTATTTAAAAGCCTTGGAAAGCAGTTCGGTTGGTAAGAAAGCCCCTAGTATTACACAATTTGACCTAGAAGGATCACCTTACGCACTTTCGGACCTGCAAGGGCAGTATGTGTTAGTAGATTTTTGGGCAAGCTGGTGCCCTCCTTGTCGTGCTGAAAATCCGAAATTAGTGGCGCTATACAATGAATTTAAAGGTAAAAACTTTGAGATTCTCGGTATTTCATTTGATTCAGAGTTTGATAATTGGGCAAAAGCCGTTAAAGATGATAATTTGAGCTGGAAACACATCTCTGATCTCCAAGGCTGGAATAACTACGCCAGCTTAATTTATGGGGTAAAAGCAATTCCCCAAAATATTCTGGTAGATCCTAAAGGAATCATTATCGGTAGAAATCTTCATGGTGAAGATTTAAGAACCAAGCTGCTCGAAGTATTGTAA
- the nagB gene encoding glucosamine-6-phosphate deaminase — MARLNLLEETRFEKVPVKVYPTADEASIDVAHRISHLIQSKQHNGEKAILGLATGATPIKVYRELVRLHREEGLSFQNVVTFNLDEYYPMQPTADQSYVSFMKKHLFDLVDIPVENIHIPDGTVDPEQVHAYCEDYERKISSYGGLDIQLLGIGRTGHIGFNEPGSAPNSGTRLVTLDDLTRRDASRDFGGKENVPTKAITMGVGTIFKAKEIILMAWNEKKAEIVKKAIEGELSADIPATYLQLSENVEFILDQDAASLLTRFDTPWLAEDVVWTDELAKKAVVWLSLELDKAILKLTDDDYNTHGMAQLVTEKGPAYGINIRVFNELQRTITGWPGGKPGVDDSNRPERAEPASKNVILFSPHPDDDVISMGGTFIRLADQGHQVHVAYQTSGNTAVWDDDVLRYLEFVIDFASIGEEKQAKQQIYDDARAFFASKRPNQVDPEVIRTIKGLIRKGEAIAGARFVGLPDEHIHFQDLPFYDRGKFSKEIDFEDDIQQTMELLRHVKPQQVFAAGDFADPHGTHRVCFDIILQALLRLRETDEWTKDCWLWLYRGAWHEYPIHEIEMAVPLSPQEVKRKRIAIFKHQSQKDVPVFPGDDPREFWVRAEDRTSETAGLYHKLGLANYEAIEAFVRWKF, encoded by the coding sequence ATGGCCAGATTAAATTTATTAGAAGAAACTCGGTTTGAGAAGGTGCCTGTGAAGGTATATCCAACGGCTGACGAGGCGTCGATAGACGTAGCCCATCGTATTTCACACTTAATTCAAAGCAAGCAGCACAATGGTGAAAAGGCAATCTTAGGATTGGCTACTGGAGCTACACCAATTAAAGTGTATCGGGAGTTGGTACGTCTACACCGCGAGGAAGGATTAAGCTTTCAAAATGTGGTGACTTTCAACCTGGATGAATACTATCCGATGCAGCCAACGGCAGACCAGAGTTATGTTTCTTTTATGAAAAAACATCTATTTGACCTGGTAGACATTCCGGTAGAAAATATTCATATCCCGGACGGTACGGTCGATCCAGAGCAGGTACATGCTTATTGCGAAGATTACGAACGAAAAATCAGCAGCTATGGCGGCTTGGATATTCAATTGTTGGGTATTGGTCGTACCGGGCACATTGGTTTCAATGAGCCAGGTTCTGCTCCGAATTCGGGTACGCGTTTAGTCACTTTGGATGACTTGACGCGAAGAGATGCTTCAAGAGATTTTGGTGGAAAGGAAAATGTACCTACCAAAGCAATCACGATGGGCGTCGGCACGATCTTCAAAGCGAAGGAAATTATCCTGATGGCTTGGAATGAGAAGAAAGCCGAAATTGTTAAGAAGGCGATCGAAGGTGAACTTTCTGCCGACATTCCTGCAACCTACTTGCAGCTATCCGAAAATGTAGAGTTCATCTTGGATCAGGATGCTGCCTCTTTGCTGACGCGCTTTGACACACCTTGGTTGGCCGAGGATGTGGTATGGACAGATGAATTAGCGAAAAAGGCGGTAGTCTGGCTTTCTCTGGAGTTAGACAAAGCCATTTTGAAGCTTACAGACGACGATTATAATACACATGGTATGGCACAGTTGGTTACTGAAAAGGGGCCAGCATACGGTATCAATATTCGGGTGTTCAACGAATTGCAACGCACGATTACAGGTTGGCCAGGTGGCAAGCCGGGAGTTGATGATTCTAATCGTCCGGAGCGTGCAGAACCTGCCTCCAAAAATGTCATTCTTTTCTCTCCACATCCAGATGACGATGTGATCTCGATGGGAGGAACATTTATTCGCCTAGCAGATCAAGGCCATCAAGTACATGTGGCTTACCAGACTTCTGGAAATACGGCGGTGTGGGATGATGATGTGCTGCGCTATCTTGAATTTGTTATCGATTTTGCATCAATCGGTGAAGAAAAACAGGCGAAACAACAGATATACGATGATGCAAGAGCCTTCTTTGCTTCTAAAAGGCCTAATCAAGTCGATCCTGAAGTCATACGAACTATCAAAGGTTTGATCCGTAAAGGCGAAGCTATTGCGGGAGCACGCTTTGTCGGTTTGCCAGATGAACATATCCATTTTCAGGATTTGCCGTTCTACGATCGAGGCAAATTTTCTAAGGAAATAGACTTTGAAGATGATATACAACAAACCATGGAGTTACTGCGTCATGTAAAACCTCAACAGGTATTTGCAGCGGGAGATTTCGCGGATCCTCATGGGACACATAGAGTCTGTTTTGATATTATTTTGCAGGCACTGCTCCGGTTGAGAGAAACCGATGAGTGGACAAAAGACTGCTGGTTGTGGTTGTATCGTGGCGCTTGGCATGAATATCCAATTCATGAAATTGAAATGGCCGTGCCACTATCTCCGCAAGAGGTAAAACGTAAACGTATCGCAATCTTCAAGCACCAATCGCAGAAAGATGTGCCCGTGTTCCCAGGAGATGATCCTCGTGAATTTTGGGTGCGCGCAGAGGATCGTACCAGCGAAACGGCAGGTTTATATCACAAATTAGGATTGGCAAATTACGAAGCGATTGAAGCATTCGTGCGCTGGAAATTCTAA